The following proteins are encoded in a genomic region of Cricetulus griseus strain 17A/GY chromosome 7, alternate assembly CriGri-PICRH-1.0, whole genome shotgun sequence:
- the Tbx21 gene encoding T-box transcription factor TBX21 isoform X2, with translation MGIVEPGCRDMLTGTEPMPSDEGRGPGADQQHRFFYPEPGAQDPTDRRAGGSLGTSYSGGALVPAAPGRFLGAYAYPPRAQAAGFPGPGEPFPPPAGAEGYPPGDGYAAPDPRAGLYPGPREDYAMPAGLEVSGKLRVALSNHLLWSKFNQHQTEMIITKQGRRMFPFLSFTVAGLEPTSHYRMFVDVVLVDQHHWRYQSGKWVQCGKAEGSMPGNRLYVHPDSPNTGAHWMRQEVSFGKLKLTNNKGASNNVTQMIVLQSLHKYQPRLHIVEVNDGEPEAICNASNTHVFTFQETQFIAVTAYQNAEITQLKIDNNPFAKGFRENFESMYASVDSSVPSPPGPNCQLLGGDPYSPLLSNQYPVPSRFYPDLPGQPKDMVSQPYWLGTPREHSYEAEFRAVSMKPTFLPSAPGPTVPYYRGQEVLAPGAGWPVAPQYPPKMSPAGWFRPMRTLPMDPGLGSSEEQGSHSLWTDVTPLRQEPSDSGLGEGESKRRRISPYPSSGDSSSPAGAPSPFDKETDGQFYNYFPN, from the exons ATGGGCATCGTGGAGCCGGGCTGCCGAGACATGCTGACCGGCACCGAGCCGATGCCGAGCGACGAGGGCCGGGGGCCCGGAGCGGACCAGCAGCATCGCTTCTTCTATCCGGAGCCGGGCGCACAGGACCCGACCGATCGCCGCGCAGGTGGCAGCTTGGGGACGTCCTACTCTGGGGGCGCCCTGGTGCCGGCCGCACCGGGCCGCTTCCTCGGCGCCTACGCCTACCCGCCCCGGGCCCAGGCGGCCGGCTTCCCCGGGCCAGGCGAGCCCTTCCCGCCGCCCGCCGGTGCCGAGGGCTACCCGCCCGGGGATGGCTACGCAGCCCCAGACCCGCGCGCGGGACTCTACCCTGGACCGCGCGAGGACTACGCAATGCCCGCGGGGCTGGAGGTGTCGGGGAAGCTGCGAGTGGCGCTCAGCAACCACCTGTTGTGGTCCAAGTTCAACCAGCACCAGACAGAGATGATCATCACTAAGCAAGGACG GCGAATGTTTCCATTCCTCTCTTTCACTGTGGCTGGACTGGAGCCCACAAGCCATTACAGGATGTTTGTGGATGTGGTCTTGGTGGACCAGCACCACTGGCGGTACCAGAGTGGCAAGTGGGTGCAGTGTGGAAAGGCAGAAGGCAGCATGCCAG GAAACCGTTTATACGTCCACCCAGACTCCCCCAACACCGGAGCCCACTGGATGCGCCAGGAAGTTTCATTTGGAAAACTAAAGCTCACCAACAACAAGGGGGCTTCCAACAATGTGACCCAG ATGATTGTCCTGCAGTCCCTCCATAAGTACCAGCCCCGGCTGCACATTGTGGAGGTGAACGATGGAGAGCCGGAGGCCATCTGCAATGCGTCTAATACGCACGTCTTTACTTTCCAAGAGACCCAGTTCATTGCGGTGACTGCTTATCAGAATGCGGAG ATCACTCAGCTGAAAATCGACAATAATCCCTTTGCCAAAGGATTCCGGGAGAACTTCGAGTC catgTATGCATCTGTTGACTCAAGTGTTCCCTCCCCACCTGGACCCAACTGTCAACTGCTTGGGGGAGACCCCTACTCGCCTCTTCTATCCAACCAGTATCCTGTTCCCAGCCGATTCTACCCCGACCTTCCTGGCCAACCCAAGGATATGGTCTCACAGCCTTACTGGCTGGGGACACCTCGGGAACACAGTTATGAAGCAGAGTTCCGAGCAGTGAGCATGAAGCCCACATTCCTGCCCTCTGCCCCTGGGCCCACTGTGCCCTACTACCGTGGCCAAGAAGTCCTGGCACCCGGAGCTGGCTGGCCTGTGGCCCCTCAGTACCCTCCCAAGATGAGCCCAGCTGGCTGGTTCCGCCCCATGCGAACTCTGCCCATGGACCCTGGTCTGGGATCCTCAGAGGAACAGGGTTCCCACTCGCTGTGGACTGATGTCACCCCTCTCCGGCAGGAGCCCAGCGACTCGGGACTAGGCGAGGGGGAATCTAAGAGAAGGCGGATATCCCCCTATCCCTCCAGCGGAGACAGCTCCTCTCCTGCTGGGGCCCCTTCTCCTTTTGATAAGGAAACCGATGGCCAGTTTTATAACTATTTTCCCAACTGA